TGTTATGGGTCAGTATAAAGATTTAATGAAGAAATACCCTAAGGTGGTGGCATGAAATCATACCTTGAACTTTGTGAATCAGTAATGCTGAATCCAGCATGGCCTTTGGAAGGTCCATTGAAATCACTGACATTGGAAGTGGAGAAGGGTATACGGACAGGTGATCTTTGTGTTGAGTATTGTCAAGAGAAAATTGACAGCTTGCAGAAGTGGTTGAATGATATTAAGCTTGCTCACCATAGAGAGCATATTGAATTGGAGGAAGCAAAGAAATGACAATAACTGATGACAAAACGCTGAGCGACCTGCAGGGTGATGTCATAGACAGCAGGGATCTGATTGCTGCTATGGATTACTGGAGTGGTGAGGTGGATAACCTGCAGGAAACAATAGATGATCTGAACGATGATACATCTGCAGAGAAACCAACAAAGGAATTGCTTGATGAACTCGAAGAGGCAAAAAATTTTATTCATAAAAAGATTGTAGAGATTTTACTTCCGAATAATCTTAGAACAAACAAGAAACTGCTCGAAAATGCTTTATCAAAAATCGATAAAGGTGACACAATTATTACATTTAACTATGACCTGTTATTAGAACAGGGATTGTTAAAAAGAGGGCTTTGGAATCCTAAAGATGGATATTGCATAGGAGAAGTAAAAGAGGACGAATTAGATATAATAGCAAATCTAGACAAATCTGATGTAAGAGTATTAAAAATGCATGGATCTATTTCTTGGGAATCTCCTTCATGGCACGACAGTAATTTAAGGATATTATTAAAAGATCCGTATAATGATTTACCGTTTTTTGATGAAATTGATACACCGAAAAACGATGTTGAAAAAAAATATACGTCTTATCAGAGTCACCATGTAATTCTACCTACTTTTATGAAATTCTATAGACATAAATGGGAAATTGAACTAGTGAAACTGGCTGCTAATGCTCTTTCTAAAACAGAAGAAGTGTATATTGTTGGATACAGCCTACCGGAAGCAGATGCAATGGCAAATTTTCTTTTTTCATCAATTAAGCAAGATATTGTAATAAAAATTATTAATCCGAATGCAGGTGAATTAAGAGAGAGATTAGTAAGAATATTTGGATTGTCGCGGAGCAAGATAATAGATGAAAGTAGCAAGTTGGAAGTTTGGCTGGAAAATGATTGTAAATACATAGAACATGAAAAAACACTCAAAAATGAAGAAATGATTAATCGTATGATTGAAGAGATGGATAATTAAATCAGACGGTTAATATGAGCCTAAATCGTATTCTACTCTTCCAAAGTAGAGAGATCGCCTTCATCTTCGCCTAACGCTCGCGCTTTAAGCACTCGTCGCATTATTTTTCCGCTTCTGGTTTTGGGGAGCGAGTCCACAAACTCTATTGACTCAGGTCTGGCAATTGGGCCGATTTCATCCCGAACGTGCTGGGAGAGTTCGTCCCGAAGCTCATCGGAGCTTTCCAAGCCGGCATTCAAGATTACGAATGCGTGAATAGCGTTACCCTTTAGTTCATGAGGCAGACCGATAGCGGCAGCCTCTGAAACTGATTTATGGCTAACGAGAGCGCTTTCAATTTCCGCTGTTCCGAGCCGGTATCCGCTGACTTTTATGACATCGTCAATGCGTCCGATAATCCATACGTAACCATCAGAATCAATGCGCGCGGAATCGCCCGTTTTATACCATCCCTGTTTCTCGTAATCTTTCCAGTAAACCTCTTTATATCGCTCGGGGTCGCCGTAAATTGTGCGTGCCATTCCGGGCCAAGGAGCTTTCAGGACCAGTTTTCCCTCTTCCCCCACTCCGACATCATTGCCATCATCGTCAACCACTCCGACTTCATTTCCGAAGAAAGGTTTGGTAGCGGAGCCGGGTTTCAGCGGCGTAATTGGAAGAGGAGTAATCACAAAACCACCCGTTTCCGTTTGCCACCAGGTGTCCATGATAGGACACTTTCCTTTGCCTATAACACGATGATACCATTTCCACGCTTCGGGATTTATTGGTTCACCCACTGAACCCAAAAGACGAAGCGAGCTGAGGTCATATTTTTCCGGCCATTCATCGCCGAAACGCATAAGTCCTCGAATGGCAGTTGGGGAGGTATAAAGAATGTTTATGCCGTATTTCTCAATCATCTGCCACCAG
This Candidatus Neomarinimicrobiota bacterium DNA region includes the following protein-coding sequences:
- a CDS encoding SIR2 family protein → MTITDDKTLSDLQGDVIDSRDLIAAMDYWSGEVDNLQETIDDLNDDTSAEKPTKELLDELEEAKNFIHKKIVEILLPNNLRTNKKLLENALSKIDKGDTIITFNYDLLLEQGLLKRGLWNPKDGYCIGEVKEDELDIIANLDKSDVRVLKMHGSISWESPSWHDSNLRILLKDPYNDLPFFDEIDTPKNDVEKKYTSYQSHHVILPTFMKFYRHKWEIELVKLAANALSKTEEVYIVGYSLPEADAMANFLFSSIKQDIVIKIINPNAGELRERLVRIFGLSRSKIIDESSKLEVWLENDCKYIEHEKTLKNEEMINRMIEEMDN